The Magnolia sinica isolate HGM2019 chromosome 9, MsV1, whole genome shotgun sequence genome contains a region encoding:
- the LOC131255606 gene encoding probable LRR receptor-like serine/threonine-protein kinase At3g47570 isoform X1 has translation MGLSVFWSFIIFIHVIHFLGGSLHSITVVAATFSNETDRFALLAFKDQIANDPLRALSSWNNSLHFCKWQGVTCRRRRQRVTALNLRRMELKGLLSLNIANLTFLWRINLQENKFHGPIPQDIGRLFHLRYLNLSQNNFQGQIPINITKCSNLRVIDLGHNDIVGEIPVELSTLPKLTIIDLQSNKLVGSIPPSFGNISSLTVLSLLDNSLGGSIPVDLSRIPNLEFLEVSGNRLSGIIPSQLYNLSSLLAFSVTDNSFSGRIPSDIGLTLPNLEALLVGGNRLTGPIPRSLGNALRLEELELTDNGFSGPLPTNLGRLQSLAWLNLVGNQLGTTEGDDLRFLASLTNCSDLTLLGLEYNNLKGVLPDSVGNLSIQLEMLTLSENQIFGSIPNGIGNLAGLTQLTMDHNRMTGSVPVSIGKLQSLQVLDLSINRFSGNIPFSVGNMSLLGELYLAENNLQGFIPPTLGNCRNLYVLNLSQNSLHGDIPKQVFSLVSLTLSLSLDGNFLTGRLPEDVGDLKNIEEIHVARNRMSGEIPQALGDCLKLEHLSLEGNFFNGTIPRSLNTLKVIQILDLSDNNLSGQIPKYLEEFRFLQYLNLSFNDLDGEVPQEGVFRNLSASSVLGNKKVCGGIPVLQLPSCPITASKKRRRSLVIKVVIAVFGTILCLLILSCLFGFCYWRKKPRKRLSSTSSLKNHHFKVSYAELLKATNAFSSSNLIGFGSYSSVYKGVLDPNEMIVAVKVLNLQQRGASKSFITECEALRNIRHRNLVKVLTSCSSIDFKGDHFKALVLEFMPNGSLEKWLHPQDDDGSSHLRKLSLIQRLNIAIDVASALEYLHHDCQTPVIHRDLKPSNVLLDADMIAHVGDFGLARLLCESDHYSQNQSSSAVIKGTIGYVAPEYGMGGEASTHGDVYSYGILLLEMFTGKRPTDDMFKDNLSLTTFAKKAFPDKVMEIVDPILLSEEEDVSVQNTEIIRAQRGRMRECLIAVIRIAVECSTEFPRERMEMRNVATEMHEIRDVFVGAETLGQRRNMTQLLGEAPSYLSDY, from the exons ATGGGTTTGAGTGTATTTTGGTCGTTTATCATCTTCATCCATGTAATCCACTTCCTGGGTGGGAGCTTGCATTCAATCACTGTCGTTGCGGCCACCTTCAGCAATGAAACTGATCGATTTGCTTTGCTAGCCTTCAAGGACCAAATTGCAAACGATCCACTCCGAGCTTTGAGTTCATGGAACAATTCTCTCCACTTCTGCAAGTGGCAAGGAGTTACATGCCGTCGCCGGCGTCAAAGAGTAACTGCCTTGAACCTACGTCGAATGGAGTTGAAAGGGCTCCTATCTCTCAATATTGCAAACCTCACATTCCTTTGGCGTATCAACCTCCAAGAGAATAAATTCCACGGCCCAATCCCTCAAGACATAGGTCGTCTGTTCCATCTTCGTTATCTCAATCTTAGCCAGAACAATTTCCAAGGGCAAATACCCATCAATATAACCAAGTGTTCAAACCTCAGAGTCATCGATCTAGGCCACAACGACATCGTGGGGGAGATTCCAGTCGAGCTTAGCACTTTGCCAAAGCTCACTATAATAGATCTTCAGTCTAACAAGCTTGTAGGAAGCATCCCACCTTCTTTTGGTAACATTTCGTCTCTCACTGTGCTTTCTTTATTAGATAATAGCTTGGGTGGAAGCATTCCGGTCGATCTGAGCCGAATACCCAACTTGGAATTTCTTGAAGTCTCTGGAAATAGATTGTCTGGTATCATTCCTTCTCAGCTTTACAACCTATCGTCCTTGCTTGCTTTTTCTGTGACGGATAACTCGTTTTCTGGAAGAATTCCGTCTGACATAGGCCTCACTCTTCCAAACCTCGAGGCTCTTTTAGTGGGAGGAAACCGTTTAACAGGTCCTATTCCAAGATCGTTGGGCAATGCTTTGAggcttgaagaacttgaattgaCTGATAATGGTTTTAGCGGACCCTTGCCAACGAATCTTGGGAGGCTACAAAGTCTTGCTTGGTTGAATTTGGTAGGTAATCAGCTAGGAACTACGGAAGGAGATGACTTAAGATTTCTGGCATCTTTAACTAACTGCAGTGATCTAACCCTTTTAGGTCTAGAATACAATAATCTCAAAGGAGTGTTGCCAGACTCCGTCGGAAATCTTTCGATCCAGCTTGAAATGCTAACACTGAGTGAAAACCAGATATTTGGAAGCATCCCTAATGGGATAGGAAATCTCGCCGGCTTGACCCAATTGACGATGGATCATAACCGTATGACGGGTTCTGTTCCGGTCAGTATTGGGAAGCTTCAGAGCCTGCAAGTCTTGGACTTGTCCATAAATAGATTTTCAGGCAACATTCCCTTCTCCGTTGGGAACATGTCTCTCTTGGGCGAGCTGTACTTAGCAGAAAACAACCTACAGGGATTCATCCCTCCAACTCTCGGAAACTGTCGGAATCTATATGTGTTGAACCTTTCTCAAAACAGCCTCCATGGTGACATACCCAAACAAGTTTTTAGCCTTGTATCCTTAACACTTTCCCTCAGCTTGGACGGAAATTTTCTCACCGGCCGCCTACCAGAGGATGTTGGCGACTTGAAAAACATTGAAGAAATACACGTTGCACGGAATAGAATGTCAGGCGAAATTCCTCAAGCGCTTGGCGATTGTCTGAAACTGGAGCACCTTAGCTTGGAGGGAAACTTCTTCAATGGAACCATCCCTAGATCTTTGAATACTCTAAAGGTCATCCAAATCTTAGATCTTTCGGATAATAATTTGTCGGGGCAAATTCCAAAATACCTCGAGGAGTTTCGGTTCTTGCAGTATCTGAATCTCTCTTTCAATGATCTCGACGGCGAAGTACCACAAGAAGGGGTCTTCAGAAATTTAAGTGCCAGTTCAGTCCTTGGAAACAAAAAAGTCTGTGGCGGCATTCCTGTGTTGCAACTGCCGTCATGTCCAATTACAGCCTCTAAAAAACGAAGAAGATCTCTAGTTATCAAAGTGGTGATTGCGGTATTTGGCACAATTCTTTGCTTGCTCATATTATCCTGTTTATTTGGTTTTTGTTATTGGAGAAAAAAGCCAAGAAAGAGACTCTCTTCGACATCTTCCTTGAAGAATCATCATTTCAAGGTTTCTTATGCAGAGCTCCTCAAAGCCACCAATGCCTTCTCTTCATCCAATTTGATTGGTTTCGGAAGCTATAGTTCGGTATATAAAGGAGTTCTAGACCCCAATGAGATGATCGTCGCAGTGAAGGTGCTCAACCTTCAACAAAGAGGGGCTTCCAAGAGCTTCATCACTGAATGCGAAGCCTTGAGAAATATCCGGCACCGAAACCTCGTCAAGGTCTTAACTTCTTGCTCGAGCATCGATTTTAAAGGGGACCATTTCAAAGCTTTAGTTCTCGAGTTCATGCCTAATGGGAGCCTCGAGAAGTGGTTGCATCCGCAGGATGATGATGGCTCAAGCCATTTGAGGAAATTAAGCCTGATTCAGAGGCTAAACATAGCCATCGATGTGGCTTCTGCACTCGAGTATCTTCATCATGATTGCCAGACGCCGGTCATCCATCGTGATCTAAAGCCAAGCAATGTTCTTCTTGATGCTGACATGATTGCCCATGTCGGGGATTTCGGGCTAGCAAGACTCCTATGTGAATCCGATCATTATTCTCAGAATCAAAGCAGCTCGGCCGTGATAAAGGGAACAATTGGGTATGTTGCTCCAG AGTACGGCATGGGTGGTGAGGCATCTACACATGGAGATGTGTATAGCTATGGCATCCTTTTGTTGGAAATGTTCACAGGAAAGAGGCCCactgatgacatgtttaaggATAATCTAAGCCTTACTACATTTGCAAAGAAGGCTTTTCCAGACAAAGTAATGGAGATTGTGGATCCAATACTCCTCTCAGAAGAAGAAGATGTATCTGTCCAAAACACCGAGATAATAAGAGCTCAAAGAGGTAGAATGAGAGAATGCTTGATTGCGGTGATCAGGATTGCAGTTGAATGTTCCACAGAATTTCCAAGAGAACGGATGGAAATGAGAAATGTTGCTACAGAAATGCACGAGATTAGGGACGTATTTGTTGGGGCTGAGACCCTCGGACAGAGAAGAAATATGACCCAATTGTTAGGTGAAGCTCCATCTTACCTCAGTGATTATTGA
- the LOC131255606 gene encoding LRR receptor-like serine/threonine-protein kinase EFR isoform X2 encodes MGLSVFWSFIIFIHVIHFLGGSLHSITVVAATFSNETDRFALLAFKDQIANDPLRALSSWNNSLHFCKWQGVTCRRRRQRVTALNLRRMELKGLLSLNIANLTFLWRINLQENKFHGPIPQDIGRLFHLRYLNLSQNNFQGQIPINITKCSNLRVIDLGHNDIVGEIPVELSTLPKLTIIDLQSNKLVGSIPPSFGNISSLTVLSLLDNSLGGSIPVDLSRIPNLEFLEVSGNRLSGIIPSQLYNLSSLLAFSVTDNSFSGRIPSDIGLTLPNLEALLVGGNRLTGPIPRSLGNALRLEELELTDNGFSGPLPTNLGRLQSLAWLNLVGNQLGTTEGDDLRFLASLTNCSDLTLLGLEYNNLKGVLPDSVGNLSIQLEMLTLSENQIFGSIPNGIGNLAGLTQLTMDHNRMTGSVPVSIGKLQSLQVLDLSINRFSGNIPFSVGNMSLLGELYLAENNLQGFIPPTLGNCRNLYVLNLSQNSLHGDIPKQVFSLVSLTLSLSLDGNFLTGRLPEDVGDLKNIEEIHVARNRMSGEIPQALGDCLKLEHLSLEGNFFNGTIPRSLNTLKVIQILDLSDNNLSGQIPKYLEEFRFLQYLNLSFNDLDGEVPQEGVFRNLSASSVLGNKKVCGGIPVLQLPSCPITASKKRRRSLVIKVVIAVFGTILCLLILSCLFGFCYWRKKPRKRLSSTSSLKNHHFKVSYAELLKATNAFSSSNLIGFGSYSSVYKGVLDPNEMIVAVKVLNLQQRGASKSFITECEALRNIRHRNLVKVLTSCSSIDFKGDHFKALVLEFMPNGSLEKWLHPQDDDGSSHLRKLSLIQRLNIAIDVASALEYLHHDCQTPVIHRDLKPSNVLLDADMIAHVGDFGLARLLCESDHYSQNQSSSAVIKGTIGYVAPGSD; translated from the exons ATGGGTTTGAGTGTATTTTGGTCGTTTATCATCTTCATCCATGTAATCCACTTCCTGGGTGGGAGCTTGCATTCAATCACTGTCGTTGCGGCCACCTTCAGCAATGAAACTGATCGATTTGCTTTGCTAGCCTTCAAGGACCAAATTGCAAACGATCCACTCCGAGCTTTGAGTTCATGGAACAATTCTCTCCACTTCTGCAAGTGGCAAGGAGTTACATGCCGTCGCCGGCGTCAAAGAGTAACTGCCTTGAACCTACGTCGAATGGAGTTGAAAGGGCTCCTATCTCTCAATATTGCAAACCTCACATTCCTTTGGCGTATCAACCTCCAAGAGAATAAATTCCACGGCCCAATCCCTCAAGACATAGGTCGTCTGTTCCATCTTCGTTATCTCAATCTTAGCCAGAACAATTTCCAAGGGCAAATACCCATCAATATAACCAAGTGTTCAAACCTCAGAGTCATCGATCTAGGCCACAACGACATCGTGGGGGAGATTCCAGTCGAGCTTAGCACTTTGCCAAAGCTCACTATAATAGATCTTCAGTCTAACAAGCTTGTAGGAAGCATCCCACCTTCTTTTGGTAACATTTCGTCTCTCACTGTGCTTTCTTTATTAGATAATAGCTTGGGTGGAAGCATTCCGGTCGATCTGAGCCGAATACCCAACTTGGAATTTCTTGAAGTCTCTGGAAATAGATTGTCTGGTATCATTCCTTCTCAGCTTTACAACCTATCGTCCTTGCTTGCTTTTTCTGTGACGGATAACTCGTTTTCTGGAAGAATTCCGTCTGACATAGGCCTCACTCTTCCAAACCTCGAGGCTCTTTTAGTGGGAGGAAACCGTTTAACAGGTCCTATTCCAAGATCGTTGGGCAATGCTTTGAggcttgaagaacttgaattgaCTGATAATGGTTTTAGCGGACCCTTGCCAACGAATCTTGGGAGGCTACAAAGTCTTGCTTGGTTGAATTTGGTAGGTAATCAGCTAGGAACTACGGAAGGAGATGACTTAAGATTTCTGGCATCTTTAACTAACTGCAGTGATCTAACCCTTTTAGGTCTAGAATACAATAATCTCAAAGGAGTGTTGCCAGACTCCGTCGGAAATCTTTCGATCCAGCTTGAAATGCTAACACTGAGTGAAAACCAGATATTTGGAAGCATCCCTAATGGGATAGGAAATCTCGCCGGCTTGACCCAATTGACGATGGATCATAACCGTATGACGGGTTCTGTTCCGGTCAGTATTGGGAAGCTTCAGAGCCTGCAAGTCTTGGACTTGTCCATAAATAGATTTTCAGGCAACATTCCCTTCTCCGTTGGGAACATGTCTCTCTTGGGCGAGCTGTACTTAGCAGAAAACAACCTACAGGGATTCATCCCTCCAACTCTCGGAAACTGTCGGAATCTATATGTGTTGAACCTTTCTCAAAACAGCCTCCATGGTGACATACCCAAACAAGTTTTTAGCCTTGTATCCTTAACACTTTCCCTCAGCTTGGACGGAAATTTTCTCACCGGCCGCCTACCAGAGGATGTTGGCGACTTGAAAAACATTGAAGAAATACACGTTGCACGGAATAGAATGTCAGGCGAAATTCCTCAAGCGCTTGGCGATTGTCTGAAACTGGAGCACCTTAGCTTGGAGGGAAACTTCTTCAATGGAACCATCCCTAGATCTTTGAATACTCTAAAGGTCATCCAAATCTTAGATCTTTCGGATAATAATTTGTCGGGGCAAATTCCAAAATACCTCGAGGAGTTTCGGTTCTTGCAGTATCTGAATCTCTCTTTCAATGATCTCGACGGCGAAGTACCACAAGAAGGGGTCTTCAGAAATTTAAGTGCCAGTTCAGTCCTTGGAAACAAAAAAGTCTGTGGCGGCATTCCTGTGTTGCAACTGCCGTCATGTCCAATTACAGCCTCTAAAAAACGAAGAAGATCTCTAGTTATCAAAGTGGTGATTGCGGTATTTGGCACAATTCTTTGCTTGCTCATATTATCCTGTTTATTTGGTTTTTGTTATTGGAGAAAAAAGCCAAGAAAGAGACTCTCTTCGACATCTTCCTTGAAGAATCATCATTTCAAGGTTTCTTATGCAGAGCTCCTCAAAGCCACCAATGCCTTCTCTTCATCCAATTTGATTGGTTTCGGAAGCTATAGTTCGGTATATAAAGGAGTTCTAGACCCCAATGAGATGATCGTCGCAGTGAAGGTGCTCAACCTTCAACAAAGAGGGGCTTCCAAGAGCTTCATCACTGAATGCGAAGCCTTGAGAAATATCCGGCACCGAAACCTCGTCAAGGTCTTAACTTCTTGCTCGAGCATCGATTTTAAAGGGGACCATTTCAAAGCTTTAGTTCTCGAGTTCATGCCTAATGGGAGCCTCGAGAAGTGGTTGCATCCGCAGGATGATGATGGCTCAAGCCATTTGAGGAAATTAAGCCTGATTCAGAGGCTAAACATAGCCATCGATGTGGCTTCTGCACTCGAGTATCTTCATCATGATTGCCAGACGCCGGTCATCCATCGTGATCTAAAGCCAAGCAATGTTCTTCTTGATGCTGACATGATTGCCCATGTCGGGGATTTCGGGCTAGCAAGACTCCTATGTGAATCCGATCATTATTCTCAGAATCAAAGCAGCTCGGCCGTGATAAAGGGAACAATTGGGTATGTTGCTCCAG GTTCAGACTAA